One Anaerobiospirillum thomasii DNA segment encodes these proteins:
- a CDS encoding TIGR02391 family protein, giving the protein MNQLFSVSELSELAKLIEQPYSSSWNEFSKVLSWGNFNILQLRQNCGSKVNCLLSIFQYGQQNYQNDGFVFQTIAAAFSPSLINTNPTFKRAIDGINSLFELRKLPIYYDYTQGYGLIDLRNPPEGYYGKRSNAALLKELEKRGIYHKVLTYCSDKSINGDEFSVLFEATKGLFEELRRKANLNSGIDGHMLIDQALLCSQPLVKLTKMESEQDLKDQRAIALLFKAAYSIIRNPLAHRPVMLCEGKEDLFDLFTIISYLYRKLDNSK; this is encoded by the coding sequence ATGAATCAATTATTTAGTGTATCCGAGTTAAGCGAGCTTGCAAAGCTAATTGAACAGCCCTACTCTTCTTCCTGGAATGAATTTTCAAAGGTACTTAGTTGGGGTAATTTTAACATTCTGCAGTTAAGACAAAACTGTGGCTCTAAGGTTAACTGCCTGCTATCCATTTTTCAGTATGGACAACAGAACTATCAAAATGACGGTTTTGTGTTTCAGACTATAGCAGCAGCATTTTCACCTTCTCTTATTAACACAAATCCAACATTTAAAAGAGCAATAGATGGTATAAACTCACTTTTTGAGTTAAGAAAACTACCTATATATTATGATTATACTCAAGGATATGGGCTTATTGACCTTAGGAATCCGCCAGAGGGCTATTATGGCAAACGATCAAATGCTGCCTTATTAAAGGAGCTAGAGAAACGCGGGATCTATCATAAAGTCTTAACCTATTGCTCAGATAAGAGCATTAATGGCGATGAGTTCTCTGTCCTATTTGAAGCAACAAAAGGATTGTTTGAAGAATTAAGGCGTAAAGCAAATCTAAACAGCGGTATAGATGGTCATATGCTTATTGATCAGGCTCTTTTATGTAGTCAGCCTTTAGTAAAACTTACAAAAATGGAATCAGAGCAGGATTTAAAAGATCAGAGGGCAATAGCTCTGTTATTTAAAGCTGCCTATTCAATCATAAGGAATCCTTTAGCGCACAGACCGGTAATGTTATGTGAAGGAAAGGAAGATCTGTTTGATTTATTCACTATTATTTCATACCTATACAGAAAACTTGATAACAGTAAATGA
- a CDS encoding BRO-N domain-containing protein produces the protein MTKLQVLNFQDSTIRTEIDFKNNLWMCAKDLCDALGYSNPHDAVKKHVHDDDLAKREGVDSLGKKAKINYINESGMYALIFGSKLPKAKEFKKWVTSEVLPQIRRTGTYMSAEEKEARLENYRDLYSIVYRTESCTAPKHVPLFTDEQAQFVKNLIDVATAKASRGQYALNETQLCALKNLVKSYDQNDRIFRKLNYLLGDLNCHVLGVLQEVILYTIKPIVKEHYPSDFGGFDLEDLDLCIAEKFVK, from the coding sequence ATGACTAAATTACAAGTCTTAAACTTTCAAGATTCAACCATTCGCACTGAGATTGATTTTAAAAATAACCTTTGGATGTGTGCCAAGGATCTATGTGATGCTTTAGGGTATTCAAACCCTCATGACGCTGTTAAAAAACACGTCCATGATGACGACCTAGCGAAACGCGAGGGCGTTGACTCACTAGGCAAAAAAGCAAAAATTAATTATATAAATGAAAGTGGCATGTATGCCCTCATCTTCGGCTCCAAACTTCCAAAGGCAAAAGAGTTCAAAAAATGGGTTACATCAGAGGTTCTGCCTCAGATAAGAAGGACAGGTACATACATGTCAGCAGAGGAAAAAGAGGCACGCCTTGAGAACTATAGAGATTTGTACTCAATCGTCTATAGAACTGAATCATGCACAGCTCCTAAACATGTGCCTTTATTCACAGATGAGCAAGCCCAGTTTGTAAAAAATTTAATTGATGTTGCAACTGCCAAAGCAAGCAGAGGTCAATATGCATTAAATGAGACGCAGCTATGCGCCTTAAAAAATCTAGTAAAGAGCTACGATCAGAACGATAGGATATTTAGAAAGCTCAATTATTTGTTAGGCGATCTGAATTGCCACGTGCTTGGCGTTCTTCAGGAGGTGATTTTATATACAATCAAGCCTATTGTTAAAGAGCACTATCCTTCTGACTTTGGAGGTTTTGACTTAGAAGATCTAGATCTTTGCATCGCTGAAAAATTTGTAAAGTGA